One Punica granatum isolate Tunisia-2019 chromosome 3, ASM765513v2, whole genome shotgun sequence genomic window carries:
- the LOC116200510 gene encoding pistil-specific extensin-like protein — MAHSSPPPTPVDAPPAHSGAVPPPIPSPAAQAPSTSTDGAARIVALKCDITILKGMVNQMAANMVELMALLHDSNRLWGTSQRSTRTLRSRRPMLWRVAKAVHLIKIPPPPATLPTTAPPPPSDPTMLAPPPVSISFLAPVYAAPPPMVFPEPNSHAPAHTSEPSSFQVPPPHISFSYPAPPPINIPTSEPATPT, encoded by the coding sequence ATGGCTCACTCATCACCACCACCAACCCCTGTAGACGCACCCCCGGCACACTCGGGAGCAGTTCCACCACCAATCCCATCACCAGCGGCCCAAGCGCCATCCACCTCTACTGATGGTGCGGCCCGCATCGTCGCATTGAAATGTGACATTACTATACTGAAGGGTATGGTCAACCAGATGGCCGCTAACATGGTTGAGCTCATGGCCTTGCTACATGACTCAAACCGCCTCTGGGGTACGAGCCAACGGTCGACCCGAACCCTTAGGTCCCGCCGACCCATGCTCTGGAGGGTGGCGAAGGCAGTCCATCTGATCAAAATTCCTCCGCCACCAGCGACTCTCCCAACGACCGCTCCTCCTCCACCGTCGGATCCAACTATGCTTGCACCGCCGCCGGTGTCCATATCTTTTCTAGCTCCTGTCTATGCAGCTCCTCCGCCGATGGTCTTTCCAGAGCCGAACTCGCATGCTCCTGCTCACACGTCTGAGCCTTCCTCGTTTCAAGTTCCACCACCCCATATCAGCTTCTCCTACCCagctccacctcccataaatatCCCCACCTCTGAACCAGCCACCCCAACTTAG
- the LOC116199049 gene encoding fe(2+) transport protein 1-like, with product MAINALIVNKLLKLCIFFLAISLLVHRAHAVVREDCVAESGSCIDKSEAQPLKIIAIVTILVTSMIGVSAPLFTKAFPALHPDRDLFVIVKAFAAGIILATGFMHVLPDSFDMLSSSCLSENPWHKFPFTGFVAMLSAILTLMVDSLATSIYSKKGLAGVIPAHQGEGASPEPDREMGVIAAGHFHGHHHVAPKGDLVTSQLLRYRVVAMVLELGIVVHSVVIGLSMGASNNVCTIKGLVAALCFHQMFEGMGLGGCILQAEYKLMKKLVMVFFFSVTTPLGIAIGMGLSNTYRENSPTALITVGLLNASSSGLLIYMALVDLLAADFMGVKLQTSVKLQIKSYAAVLLGAGGMSVMAKWA from the exons ATGGCGATTAATGCATTAATTGTCAACAAACTACTCAAACTTTGCATCTTCTTCCTTGCCATTTCGCTCCTGGTTCACCGGGCGCATGCCGTAGTACGCGAGGACTGTGTCGCCGAAAGCGGCTCATGCATCGACAAGTCGGAGGCCCAGCCGCTGAAGATCATCGCCATCGTGACGATCCTGGTGACGAGCATGATCGGGGTAAGCGCCCCGCTCTTCACCAAGGCCTTCCCAGCCCTGCATCCCGACCGGGACCTCTTTGTCATAGTAAAGGCCTTCGCTGCTGGGATCATTCTCGCCACCGGGTTCATGCACGTCCTCCCTGACTCGTTTGACATGCTCTCCTCCAGCTGCCTCTCTGAGAACCCGTGGCATAAGTTCCCGTTTACGGGCTTCGTGGCCATGCTATCCGCCATCTTGACCCTCATGGTTGATTCTCTTGCCACAAGCATATACAGCAAGAAAGGCCTAGCCGGAGTTATCCCAGCGCATCAGGGTGAGGGGGCATCACCTGAGCCAGACAGGGAGATGGGAGTCATTGCTGCGGGTCACTTCCATGGTCATCACCATGTCGCACCCAAGGGCGACCTTGTAACTTCCCAGCTTCTCCGATATCGGGTCGTCGCGATG gtACTGGAGTTGGGAATAGTGGTTCACTCCGTGGTGATAGGGCTTTCCATGGGAGCCTCAAACAATGTCTGCACCATCAAAGGTCTTGTGGCTGCTCTTTGTTTCCACCAAATGTTCGAGGGAATGGGCCTCGGCGGCTGCATCCTCCAG GCAGAATACAAGCTAATGAAGAAGCTGGTCATGGTGTTCTTCTTCTCCGTCACGACACCACTCGGGATCGCCATCGGTATGGGGCTGTCAAACACTTACCGGGAGAACAGCCCAACCGCCCTCATTACGGTTGGACTCCTCAATGCATCCTCGTCCGGTCTCTTGATCTACATGGCTCTGGTCGATCTTCTTGCCGCGGATTttatgggtgtgaaactccaAACCAGCGTTAAGCTCCAGATTAAATCGTACGCGGCTGTGCTCTTGGGCGCCGGTGGAATGTCAGTCATGGCCAAATGGGCGTAA